CGCTCATATTCTAAATCGACGCTATTCCCTCCAAATATTTCACGCTGTCGTTTGTCGACAATTTCGCCAACACGTGCTTTTAAGTGAGGACTGTAAACGTCTACAGGCTCGTCTTTTTTTATCTGGCCTAAATGAGGAAGCATGCGCTCTCGTTGAGATGGAGTGGCACTCTGTGACATCAGTGAAGGTAATGAGCGATCAATAGGGGGACGCTTCGCTGGCAGCGCTTGCTCCTCATAAGGGACAGCAAATTGTCTCTTTCTGCTGATCTCATCTTCCTTCATAGTCTCGATATTTTCGTTTTTCATATTATGTTGATGTATCTCATCTGGTTTAGGTTTTGCGGATGGGGGACACGATTGCGGTGGTACAACTTTATTTGCACCTGGATTCGTAGTCTCGATCtaacaataacaaaacaaaataaaaccacTAGCGTATAAAATTACATCACAAGAAAGCATTTGCAAACTTTTACAGTCAATTGTACAGTGAAACATTACCTTGGTTGAATTCTCTGCTGTATTTCTGGCTAGCTGCTTTGCTaatgatgaaaaaatatataaaatatataataaaatatatgatAATTGCAATAAGAAATTTGCTTTAAACACTTTACAAAGTACAGAAGCACTAACCTTGGTTTTCATTAACTGCTTTCAAATCTCTATTTTGGGGATGTTCGAATGCACAAGATGGATCCACACAGCTAAAAAAACAGGGAAAGgtgtaaacatttattttaaagaagttAATTATTTGCAAAACTGATTTTTACGAAATTCGCAACTTTCTCTAGGCTGAAAGTAAGTCCTCGCAACAGATGAAAATTGGTATCAAtcgtaaaaaaaatctaaaaatccgCTTACACTCGATTGcttaaataaaaagaataaagatTTAGCGGAAATTTTgcgaaaaatatttacaaaatccGTGAAATATAGTAGAAATTAGCCATATAGTCTTTCATTATAATATGGATATTTACATTATATGTTGCTACTTAtatatgcaaatattttttactcTTTGATTCTGTTTAAAAttattctcattaaaaatgattcgcgaaaattaatcttcgTGATAAATTTACATAGCACTCactcgaaaaaaaaaaagaaacgaaaAGAAAATCCCCGTAAAAGCATTTACCTTTCTTTTATGGAAAATTACAAACATACCTTTGAGCTTTTTTACACATTGGGTGTTCAAACTTGCATTTCTTGCCGTGTGTACATTGTGGGAAAAACCGACATTTTACACCGACAAACTCATTCTCAGGGCGTATCATCATATTACAACTGTTGCTGTTCGCCTTCTGTGTCGTCGAACTGTCAGACTTGGGTGGAGGAGGCTGAACAGGAGGAGCTGATGTGATGGCAGCTTTTGTTGTGACTGGATCTAGAAATGGATGGAAAATTTTCTACTTTAAACTATTAATAGACTTAACAGGATTGATGTATATAAAGTTCAGTAAAAAGTGACCAGATTTTGGTTTAATGAGTAATATTTAGTGTTTTTACCGATTTTTTTTTACCGActtcatttttgacaactaatGCGTTTGTCGATcttcgatttttttttagtgCTCCAGAAACCAAATGTCTTAACAAACGTTGCATATTTTTAGTTCAACATTTTTTAGATGAAATTATCTCATAAAAGACTGAACAGTCAAAccgaaataacattctcattataaatgttatatttatattgacatattgtattttatattttaggctTATGAAAATAATATATGTTCGACTTAATATTTTGTCTCCGCAATGTTGACCATCTGTTTGTTGAAATGATATTTATGATTGGCTTTGATATTTCGTTGGTCAGTAGGTGTAGTCATTGGTGCTGGTACAGCTGCTTCATTTGCTGCCTGTTAATGCGATTTATTGCAACAGATGAAGGTGGTGTTTCGTCATCCGACTTACTTTCTTCCTTCTgaagttgttttctttataacagGTCTCACATTTTCTTGGTGCAAGGTAGCTCAGTCGATGTTACTTTAACTTCATCTTGAGTGTGTGGCTCAGCAAATGATAGTGAGCTTTATTAAATCTTAAGCCTTGTCGTATGAAAGCAAACTATAACAGGTCCATTTCATCTTTGGCCTTCTTCTCGCTTGTAATACTCATTATTACTGATCTGGTAAGTGCCATGGGAAGACCATTGTctactttgtttttaaaaagcacGTATAATCTTCTCAGACGACTCTGTATAAATAAATGCCTGTCATGCTGCATGGACAGCCAAAACGTGTTCGGCAACAACTGCTGTTTTAACAGTAGTTTCCAGAGCAGGAAGTTTTGCAGTAAGAGTTGTTGGTAAATTTAGATCGTGGCCAAATACTAGCTGTGCTGGACTGTAGGGAATTTTAGGCATTAATTGCCTAAGCAAGTGGTGTTTCCTAATTGTGTTCCTGATCGCGTTAAACAGTACACAAGTTAACGTTTGGTTAAGTCTCTCACATAAGACATCATTCCAAATTTCAAAAACGCCAGCATAAGCACACACCCTTTTGTAGATATATGTTCCACACATTTGGACCAAAATGAGAATATACCTGTTCTTAATTTACTAGTAGCTGATTCTTTCTCTTTGGACACTGTGGTATCTTTCTGACTCGCTTCAGACTCTAAAACATAGAAAAAGGATAACATTTAATTTATGTGAATTAATCTTCATTGTtgtgaatttaatttaaaatatacataaaaagtgAAACGAAGCAGTAGACAGGCAAATGTCAAATTTCATTCCTCGTGTGTTTTTCAGCTGTTTTTTTAAggcaaaaaatttgaaatttagaACAAACCTTAAAGAGTGATTTTCTTAGGAAATGACAAACTTATGAACTTCACTGAATAAggatatttttcattttctgaCGACAGTCTTAATGatgaaaattatcttttaaaaaacataaaattgacAAACGGCACAAGCCTAAACtaatccttttttttaaaaaaagactcatTGAGTCTTTTAAGATCTACGTCAAGAAAGATCAACATTTTGGGCAGTCTTTGAGCTGTGATATCATTTAATTTTTGCTACAGTACATAATAATATCATTTCCTAAGTTAAAGAAACAACGCACTGCACAGATGTAGAAACTAGAAGACAAACAGAaacataactttaaaaaaattcgaaCTTTACAGCAgagttttctatattttttaaatttcttttttcagagtAATTTCTGAGTTTGTAtcattttaactatttttttaaaattttctgatcaACCTTACCAATTCTTGTAGGGATAAGCATGCCTAAATTTATATAGAATGACCATCTGAAATAAGAACTCAGTTGTTAGGATTGGtacttttgattttaatttatgtTAAATAAACAATTCAGAGATACCTAGACTTCTTGTTCTTTCCCCTGTACAAGTAAAATTTTGAAAGTCATAACTACTTATAGATATTTGTGGCCTCTGTCACCCCTGAATCCCTGACTGGCtggaaaaaacacaaaaacacttTCTCAAGTCAAAACTTTGATTATTATTATGATTAAAACTTGCAAACAAAATCTCTAAATAGAGACACATACCTTTGTTAGACGATTTTAACATCAAGGCAGCAATCTTTGCTGCTCCAGCTGATTTCTTCTCAGCCTTTTTAAGAGCAATTTTCTTTTGCAATTCAGCATACTGCTTTTTCAGCTCTCCCTGCTGATCTTCAATCATCttctgatattttttttgatagtcAATATACTGTTTCTGATCGGGATGGTTCTGGTGCTCCTTCTGCCACTTGACAAAATCTTGATGCCATTTCTGGTAATCTGATTGATAGGTTTTAATTTGAGTTTCCAATGCTTTCAGTTGATCAGTTAATGACGCAAATGATTCGTTGTCAACTTTGCTGTCAGTATTTTCATTAGACGGGGCTGCAGATTTAGTGTTTGTTAGTGATGGTGGAACCAAAGGAGCAGGACCTCCAGACGATGATGGGAGTGAAGGAGGATTCGTATCTTGACTTTGAATTGGATGCCTTGTGGGAGGTGGTTGATTAGGCAATGTTGGCCTATTTCCTTGTGTTTGTTGAAGTGGTCTGTCATAGATTTGCTGTGTCATATTGTTGTTTAATTGTCTACTAGATTCTGGGGTATTGTTTGCATTTGGTGCTCTAATCCATGGCTTATTCTCAGAATTAtatggtttgttttgattttgccatGGTTTCTGTGGGCCTTGATTAGGCTTTTGTTGATTAAAACTAGGCCTTGAGTTTCGTGCTTGGTAATTGTCTTGGTTATTTCGTTGGTTTTGAGGTTCCACTACCTGTTGTTGCATTAAAGGTTGAATAGGTTTTTGTGGTGGTTGTTTCTGGTGGTATTGCTGTCTTTGTTGTGGCCGTTGGTTTTGTTGATTGAAGTTTCCAGCATTCCAATTTTGCTGATTTCTGTTTTGTTGACCAAACTTGTTATTGCCATACTGACGTTGTGGCttgtgctgttgttgttgttgcttctgGTTAGTTTCATGCTGATGCTGATGCGGGTATTGCTGTTGCTGCTGCTGTTTAGGTTGTTGGTactgtcgttgttgttgttgctgcatgTGTTGCTGTTGTTGCTGATGTGGGTACTGCTGCTGATCCTGCATAGGTTGTTGTTGCGGATACGGTTGCCACTGTTGCTGAGGATATTGTTGCTGCTGATGCTGATCCACTTGCATACCATGTTGTTGCATAGGTTGCTGATGATATTGTTGATGCCCTTGCATACCTTGCTGTTGTTGCTGTGTCCCTGGTTGATGTTGCATACCTTGTGGTGGTTGCTTAAATTCTGGTGGTTGTTGCATGGGTGGTTGTTTTGGCAGTGATGGATGTTGTGGCAGTGATGGCTGTTGTGACATTGGTGGCTGTTGAGGCATAGGTGGTTGTTGCGGCATGGGTGGCTGTTGTGGCATAGGTGGCTGTTGTGACATAGGCGGCTGCTGTGGCATAGGTGGCTGCTGTGGCATAGGTGGCTGCTGTTGTTGCTGCATAGCCTGCTGTTGTTGCACTTGCTGGTCCGGTTGTACATGTGGTGTACCTTGTTGTGACGCCTGACTCCATGCATTCCACTGCCCTGCTTGATTCCATGCACCATACTGATTTGCTTGTTGTTGACTCCAtgcctaaatttaaaaataagagaaAACAAACCATACCTTCTTGCACTGTAAGGTTTCAGCCtgttaaacaaacaaatcaCTTAGACAATTCTACAAACATGCAACCAGATTTCAACAGACATACCGCAAGTTGACTTGCATATTGCTGCGCATACAAACTCTGTTGTGTGTACAGTGCCTGTGCCTGTGCATAATTGGCAGACTGATCATGTGATTGCTGCCCCATCATTTGCCCATAGCTTGTTCCAGTAGCCTGGAAAACAAAGACATTACAAAACGTTGTAAAATACACCATATTGTTCAAGTTTATAGGAAAAGACACCACATTTGTTTATCAGGACTCGCACCATTGTAATACATTTTCAACCGGGGTTTAACAAAACTATGAATTGTATAGGCTGTGTTGAATAAATTTACTTtaatcaaaaagaaaacattgttgTTTGATACCTGTACTTGTTGACCTGGTTGCTGTGATTGTGTCCCAGTTTGATTAGATTGTTTTTCCATTTGACCAGGTTGTTGGGTTACTTGACCAGGTTGTTGGGTAACTAGACCAGGTTGTTGGGTCACTTGACCAGGTTGTTGAGTCACTTGACCAGGTTGTTGGGTCATTTGACCAGGTTGTTGTGCCACCTGACCGGCTTGCTGGTTCACTTGACCAGGTTGTGGCAGATATTGCTGACCATACATGGCTGGCCATGCAGCTTGCATTTGCGAATAATTGTATTGACTTGGATACATTTTATCAATCTTGCCACTGGCCAGTTGAACCAGAATCTGAATATTCTTATAACATCTATAAAATGTTCCTGCAACACACAAATAAGATTAGTTGGCCAATTAGATGCGCAGTGCATTAATTTACTGTTCAAAAATTTGTgtataacttaaaaaaaacaccCATGCTAAAATGTTAATAGATCCTTAACTCATGTGAGTACACACTAATTTCATAATATTtaggtatttttaaaaaatttaaaaacattttaaccaactttttaagctttaTCATATAAGTGCAACACCATTTTATACCACAGGTTCCCTTTAAGTTACTTTGTTTTAAAGTAACTTCATTACTCACCAAGTAATAGACTAGAACagaatatagttaaaattttgttgcagtGCTTTTTTGACTTTAGTGTttccaaaatatatataatttataactTTATGAATGAGTTTgttgcgttttaatggtaaaacaatattttaaagctGCTAAAATGTGTGCGAATGTACAAACACCTGCAAACTTTTAATGTTTATGCTTGTTTCAACTTGTCAAAAAAGTTGTGAAAACCACAAAAGTTTCTAAACGAgtttaacaatttaaaaaaaaactgtctaAAAGAAGCCTACATCCACTTTaaagaattaaaactttttgatCTAGTAAAGAACCaatgttttaccttgaaatccTATGGGAACTAAATCAGGAAAACACAGAATTTATATCAACCTTACTTTGTCTATCAATAAGAATTGTATGGGTTAAACATGCATTTTCTGGTGGCATTAGTGTTTATTCGCAGTAGTATATACATTGAGCCTTGTAGCCCAAGATTCCTGTGCAAAgtttggtggtgaaaaattcCCAAAAAACTGTGTGATATTTAACTTGCTTAATAAATATTCATTTATTTGTATAGGATCTGTGATGTATTATATGGAGGAACTGGTCTTGGCTTACAACctgaatttttatgaattttgattTGCATGAGGAGACTGGCAACATAAGCACAACAGCCTTTGTAATTCATGTCAATATATGGCAAATGCTAAGgtgatttgtaaaaaaacaaattcactTAGGAAAATTTTGtcgagacaatttttttttttgcaatttatagAATCCTTCAATTGCATGAATCTATCTCAAATTAGAAAAGCGATAGAAAGTATTCCTTACATGCAAGAATTAATAAAGCTGTTAAAGTGGTTGGTAAGCACTTTGCTTATTTACCCTAAAGAGAATTTAAATTGTTGCTGGTGTGGAAATGCAAAGCTGGAATTCAAAGGGAAAATTTGCCAAAAGTCAGAcactgaaataaaaatgttcATGTCACCATTTTTGCTGACGTGAAATTGTGGATTTGCCACAGGCaaatcataaaaacaaaaattcatgttgacatttttttgttgatgtgAAATGCGTAAATGCTCACACGATATAGTATAATGAAGGTTTGCATCTGCTAAAAATTGAAGAAGCAAAAAAATTTGAACTAAAAAAGCATTTATACTCTCCCAATGGATGTATTTGGGTACCTCTCAGTTGCAACATATTTTAGACGTTTCTAAAGTGACAATTCGAAATTTTTTGGCATTTGGgaacttttttcttaaaatataaaGCAATAAAACAAGTAACTTTTTCTTC
The genomic region above belongs to Hydractinia symbiolongicarpus strain clone_291-10 chromosome 4, HSymV2.1, whole genome shotgun sequence and contains:
- the LOC130641209 gene encoding uncharacterized protein LOC130641209 isoform X2, which translates into the protein MYPSQYNYSQMQAAWPAMYGQQYLPQPGQVNQQAGQVAQQPGQMTQQPGQVTQQPGQVTQQPGLVTQQPGQVTQQPGQMEKQSNQTGTQSQQPGQQVQATGTSYGQMMGQQSHDQSANYAQAQALYTQQSLYAQQYASQLAAWSQQQANQYGAWNQAGQWNAWSQASQQGTPHVQPDQQVQQQQAMQQQQQPPMPQQPPMPQQPPMSQQPPMPQQPPMPQQPPMPQQPPMSQQPSLPQHPSLPKQPPMQQPPEFKQPPQGMQHQPGTQQQQQGMQGHQQYHQQPMQQHGMQVDQHQQQQYPQQQWQPYPQQQPMQDQQQYPHQQQQQHMQQQQQRQYQQPKQQQQQQYPHQHQHETNQKQQQQQHKPQRQYGNNKFGQQNRNQQNWNAGNFNQQNQRPQQRQQYHQKQPPQKPIQPLMQQQVVEPQNQRNNQDNYQARNSRPSFNQQKPNQGPQKPWQNQNKPYNSENKPWIRAPNANNTPESSRQLNNNMTQQIYDRPLQQTQGNRPTLPNQPPPTRHPIQSQDTNPPSLPSSSGGPAPLVPPSLTNTKSAAPSNENTDSKVDNESFASLTDQLKALETQIKTYQSDYQKWHQDFVKWQKEHQNHPDQKQYIDYQKKYQKMIEDQQGELKKQYAELQKKIALKKAEKKSAGAAKIAALMLKSSNKESEASQKDTTVSKEKESATSKLRTDPVTTKAAITSAPPVQPPPPKSDSSTTQKANSNSCNMMIRPENEFVGVKCRFFPQCTHGKKCKFEHPMCKKAQSCVDPSCAFEHPQNRDLKAVNENQAKQLARNTAENSTKIETTNPGANKVVPPQSCPPSAKPKPDEIHQHNMKNENIETMKEDEISRKRQFAVPYEEQALPAKRPPIDRSLPSLMSQSATPSQRERMLPHLGQIKKDEPVDVYSPHLKARVGEIVDKRQREIFGGNSVDLEYERRRKEILGGFPDVLRPDPAADEYERRRRLILDDPYNDRFPPAAPHDVGRYPRDPIDMRDEPIRRLEPRESYPPLYRDPAYNRDLDRPFNEFDHKRDPYDLPPRRPIERDAPYTIDYGHVRVENRPLRDPDPYYEGRGMERDRYPLDTLDQRRDMYDRPEDRGGRREYLDRYGDIPPRNVYRPRELYDPYRGPREHVGEPLDRYRDPLDRPRDRIDYLRRPSDRHREPTDRYSTSMDYGRDRYESRDKKLEAPSKRGAPSEYLRRIEERERERKDREGMRDFEMLYNKDVGSPLENKRSAAELRIPESELKPEIISAADILDKPGRERRPKNIVIILRGIPGSGKSHIARLIKDKEAYYSAQPPRILALDDYFMQDVETSETPPGQSKPATVKKQEYVFEEDMEKAYRGSLLKAFNKTLVDGFFPMVIVDAINDKTSHFDQFWSDAKHKGFEVFIAELQGDLDTCLERSVHKRPKEEVQKMMKKWEKAPVYYKRLDVSELLQDASIDEVEMEEAVAEDTNVETKKEEEEDEELPTSFHIPKSRWETSKEETLAKLDGIIKRKPKGNVSPIFPEADDEEEDDPYGEKEADMRLGKKRVRWADIEQKKQIDHQRKIGFSIGMDWNILTDPNAQIPK
- the LOC130641209 gene encoding uncharacterized protein LOC130641209 isoform X1, encoding MYPSQYNYSQMQAAWPAMYGQQYLPQPGQVNQQAGQVAQQPGQMTQQPGQVTQQPGQVTQQPGLVTQQPGQVTQQPGQMEKQSNQTGTQSQQPGQQVQATGTSYGQMMGQQSHDQSANYAQAQALYTQQSLYAQQYASQLAAWSQQQANQYGAWNQAGQWNAWSQASQQGTPHVQPDQQVQQQQAMQQQQQPPMPQQPPMPQQPPMSQQPPMPQQPPMPQQPPMPQQPPMSQQPSLPQHPSLPKQPPMQQPPEFKQPPQGMQHQPGTQQQQQGMQGHQQYHQQPMQQHGMQVDQHQQQQYPQQQWQPYPQQQPMQDQQQYPHQQQQQHMQQQQQRQYQQPKQQQQQQYPHQHQHETNQKQQQQQHKPQRQYGNNKFGQQNRNQQNWNAGNFNQQNQRPQQRQQYHQKQPPQKPIQPLMQQQVVEPQNQRNNQDNYQARNSRPSFNQQKPNQGPQKPWQNQNKPYNSENKPWIRAPNANNTPESSRQLNNNMTQQIYDRPLQQTQGNRPTLPNQPPPTRHPIQSQDTNPPSLPSSSGGPAPLVPPSLTNTKSAAPSNENTDSKVDNESFASLTDQLKALETQIKTYQSDYQKWHQDFVKWQKEHQNHPDQKQYIDYQKKYQKMIEDQQGELKKQYAELQKKIALKKAEKKSAGAAKIAALMLKSSNKESEASQKDTTVSKEKESATSKLRTDPVTTKAAITSAPPVQPPPPKSDSSTTQKANSNSCNMMIRPENEFVGVKCRFFPQCTHGKKCKFEHPMCKKAQSCVDPSCAFEHPQNRDLKAVNENQAKQLARNTAENSTKIETTNPGANKVVPPQSCPPSAKPKPDEIHQHNMKNENIETMKEDEISRKRQFAVPYEEQALPAKRPPIDRSLPSLMSQSATPSQRERMLPHLGQIKKDEPVDVYSPHLKARVGEIVDKRQREIFGGNSVDLEYERRRKEILGGFPDVLRPDPAADEYERRRRLILDDPYNDRFPPAAPHDVGRYPRDPIDMRDEPIRRLEPRESYPPLYRDPAYNRDLDRPFNEFDHKRDPYDLPPRRPIERDAPYTIDYGHVRVENRPLRDPDPYYEGRGMERDRYPLDTLDQRRDMYDRPEDRGGRREYLDRYGDIPPRNVYRPRELYDPYRGPREHVGEPLDRYRDPLDRPRDRIDYLRRPSDRHREPTDRYSTSMDYGRDRYESRDKKLEAPSKRGAPSEYLRRIEERERERKDREGMRDFEMLYNKDVGSPLENKRSAAELRIPESELKPEIISAADILDKPGRERRPKNIVIILRGIPGSGKSHIARLIKDKEAYYSAQPPRILALDDYFMQDVETSETPPGQSKPATVKKQEYVFEEDMEKAYRGSLLKAFNKTLVDGFFPMVIVDAINDKTSHFDQFWSDAKHKGFEVFIAELQGDLDTCLERSVHKRPKEEVQKMMKKWEKAPVYYKRLDVSELLQDASIDEVEMEEAVAEDTNVETKKEEEEDEELPTSFHIPKSRWETSKEETLAKLDGIIKRKPKGNVSPIFPEADDEEEDDPYGEKEADMRLGKKRVRWADIEQKKQIDHQRKIGFSIGMDWNILTDPNAQIPKY